One window of the Deltaproteobacteria bacterium genome contains the following:
- a CDS encoding patatin-like phospholipase family protein, whose product MGPQFSNSQQWMHLVSLLKYNLFFSTLLLFLPLTAVEGVWLNAVTGNLFVDLAAGDIFWATILLLSVFWSLMIIAALAVDDHAGIWLGPFWRRAHPTPRPAGYLPPWAVTFFGFPTTPPQFAFFTFLALPGVVVTVWYAHAWWLWSIGAAFSGAVGTYLAFMSICLLVQLTDPQTNLIPRNRLVDYVWSVFTSQEWLTYLVRKVWQSISWLFSFSPFKYLLNTSAAPGPRILIGHLLATFTLAVLTSFLIGIASWGYPGSGGFADGWMPLELSPVAYVYILFLWLIWLFGVLEFHIPRWLGMSPLVFLLLLIFVGYQVSETDHYYCPVGQVCQKQATKKTVPSPFPTATAEKNEPTAAQEALTPLQTATAGKSENLVIIASAGGGILAAGWTTLALKMLICQRPALLKEIRLLSTVSGGSVGAAYYLDALKAKAQPADSLPSQGCAEEPDQWLEEIHQKSIQSSLGATAYGFAFPDFWRITTGGGVLWPFHDLSTWEDRGSLLEKDWARIAAGYLENRNGGVFLKADKVENYTQYAIGSLKAKIGKGLLPDFIFNATDMESGMRVMITPTTFDSQKGHAETLTELLSAQDATAGEQISLWTAARLSATFPWVSPAARTRFDNPVVSADRRPEHHLIDGGYHDNFGVVSALEWLHTVLQQGILLQPNVRQLDIPYVYPATHKIQEVVFQLPFKRIAIVQLRAFRPKDAQEQPPQGGAISAFLGPLIGLANIRDAAAHSRNEFELERFVTLWNERLQNQGKPITLKTFVFEPSAETDSGPLSWQLSESQKDRLLCSWYDEKKVRTVSATSRSCKEAIAALKARGQKEFDFWTESLQHTWKEMNAFLTQE is encoded by the coding sequence ATGGGGCCACAGTTCTCGAACAGTCAACAGTGGATGCATTTGGTATCCTTGCTGAAATACAACCTTTTCTTCTCCACACTTTTGCTTTTCCTGCCCTTGACCGCCGTCGAAGGCGTGTGGCTCAACGCGGTCACAGGGAATCTCTTCGTGGACCTCGCGGCAGGGGACATCTTCTGGGCAACCATACTGTTGTTGTCGGTGTTCTGGAGCCTCATGATCATCGCCGCCTTGGCGGTAGACGACCATGCCGGCATCTGGCTTGGTCCTTTCTGGCGCCGCGCCCATCCCACCCCGCGACCAGCAGGGTATCTTCCACCCTGGGCGGTCACGTTCTTCGGCTTTCCCACCACGCCACCGCAGTTCGCATTCTTTACGTTCCTGGCCTTACCTGGGGTTGTCGTGACCGTCTGGTATGCCCACGCGTGGTGGCTGTGGAGTATCGGTGCAGCCTTTTCTGGAGCCGTAGGGACGTACCTCGCCTTTATGAGCATCTGCTTGCTCGTACAACTGACGGATCCCCAGACCAACTTGATTCCCAGGAATCGTCTCGTCGATTATGTCTGGAGCGTTTTTACCTCCCAGGAGTGGCTCACATACCTCGTTCGAAAAGTCTGGCAGTCCATCTCCTGGCTCTTTTCTTTTTCTCCTTTCAAGTATTTGCTCAATACCTCTGCCGCTCCGGGACCTCGCATCCTCATTGGACATTTGCTCGCGACGTTCACGTTAGCTGTGCTCACTTCTTTCTTGATTGGCATCGCCTCATGGGGGTACCCGGGCAGCGGAGGGTTTGCGGACGGATGGATGCCTCTCGAGCTGTCGCCTGTCGCGTATGTATACATTCTCTTCCTCTGGCTCATCTGGCTCTTCGGCGTATTGGAGTTTCATATTCCGCGCTGGCTAGGCATGTCTCCTCTCGTCTTTTTGCTCCTCCTTATCTTCGTTGGCTATCAAGTCAGTGAGACCGACCATTACTATTGCCCGGTAGGACAAGTGTGCCAAAAACAAGCAACCAAGAAGACAGTTCCATCCCCATTCCCAACAGCCACGGCGGAGAAGAACGAGCCTACCGCCGCACAGGAAGCACTGACCCCACTCCAAACGGCCACGGCAGGGAAGAGCGAGAATCTGGTGATTATCGCCTCCGCTGGCGGTGGCATTCTGGCCGCCGGCTGGACCACGCTCGCTCTCAAAATGCTGATCTGCCAACGACCGGCGCTCTTGAAAGAGATTCGTCTGCTTAGCACGGTCTCGGGAGGTTCCGTCGGGGCCGCCTACTACCTCGATGCGCTCAAGGCCAAGGCGCAACCTGCCGATTCTTTGCCGTCCCAGGGATGCGCGGAGGAACCCGACCAATGGCTCGAAGAAATTCACCAGAAGTCGATCCAATCCAGTCTGGGAGCGACGGCGTATGGGTTTGCGTTTCCGGACTTTTGGCGCATAACGACGGGCGGAGGTGTCTTATGGCCATTCCATGATCTGTCCACGTGGGAAGATCGGGGCTCGTTGTTGGAAAAAGATTGGGCCCGCATTGCCGCCGGCTATCTGGAAAACCGTAACGGCGGAGTTTTCCTCAAAGCAGACAAGGTAGAAAACTACACCCAATACGCCATCGGGTCGCTCAAGGCCAAAATCGGCAAGGGCTTACTGCCTGATTTCATTTTCAATGCGACCGATATGGAATCCGGAATGCGCGTGATGATTACGCCGACAACTTTTGACAGTCAGAAAGGACATGCAGAGACACTCACGGAACTTCTTTCTGCACAAGATGCCACCGCTGGGGAACAGATTTCCCTCTGGACTGCGGCTCGACTCTCGGCGACCTTCCCTTGGGTCAGCCCTGCCGCGCGTACAAGATTCGACAACCCAGTCGTTAGCGCGGACCGCCGACCGGAGCATCACCTTATTGATGGCGGCTATCACGACAATTTCGGCGTGGTGTCGGCACTCGAATGGCTCCATACCGTGCTCCAACAAGGCATTCTCCTCCAACCCAATGTTCGGCAGCTCGATATTCCGTATGTGTACCCCGCCACGCACAAGATCCAAGAGGTCGTTTTCCAGCTCCCGTTCAAGCGCATCGCGATTGTGCAGCTCCGAGCCTTCCGCCCAAAGGACGCCCAAGAGCAGCCTCCGCAAGGAGGGGCAATTTCCGCGTTTCTTGGCCCGCTCATCGGTCTCGCCAATATCCGGGATGCCGCCGCACACTCGCGCAACGAGTTCGAACTTGAGCGTTTCGTCACCTTGTGGAACGAACGACTGCAGAACCAAGGGAAGCCGATTACCCTGAAGACCTTCGTTTTCGAGCCTTCGGCAGAGACCGACTCCGGCCCGCTCTCTTGGCAACTCAGCGAGTCGCAAAAAGATCGGTTGCTCTGTTCTTGGTACGACGAGAAGAAGGTTCGTACCGTCTCGGCGACGAGCAGGTCGTGTAAAGAAGCCATCGCCGCACTCAAGGCGAGAGGGCAGAAAGAGTTCGACTTCTGGACAGAAAGCCTTCAGCACACCTGGAAGGAAATGAACGCCTTCCTCACGCAGGAATAA
- a CDS encoding leucyl aminopeptidase, with protein sequence MDIRVQQQALITIAADLLVVPLSQGAQAGKIVQMLDAPLGGVLQAQIERVKFTGKEGEFLLLHTHGRVPSAMVVLLGVGAIANADGETWRRAGGKMQKEARNQGTSSVAWFVADGDEVSLSAVAEGALLSSYVFDHYKSERNGKPAVKTLTFVGPELRKTPALTAALDAVSKTVPGVLLARDLINEPASVSTPSYLADQAAKIARHGKLKSEILKPPQLKAAKMSGLLAVAQGSVEEPRFIKLLYKPSGKAKKKVALVGKGLTFDSGGLSLKPPKSMETMKLDMSGGATVLGVMQVLAQLKPRVQVTGYVPATENMPSGTAQRPGDIIRYRNGKTVEVLNTDAEGRLILADALIRAVEEKPDVIIDLATLTGACVMALGGQIAGLFSNNDELAEALLRCSRETGEPLWRLPLVKEYKDDIKSSVADIKNTGSGNAGAIAAALFLQEFVSDVPWAHFDIAGPAFAEKDGPYTSKGGVGFGVRTLVRYVMSL encoded by the coding sequence ATGGATATTCGGGTCCAACAGCAAGCGTTAATCACTATCGCTGCCGATCTACTCGTTGTGCCGCTGTCGCAAGGAGCGCAGGCGGGAAAGATCGTGCAAATGCTTGATGCTCCCCTGGGCGGTGTACTCCAGGCGCAGATCGAGCGCGTAAAATTTACTGGGAAAGAGGGAGAATTCCTGCTGCTCCATACCCACGGCCGCGTGCCGAGTGCGATGGTGGTACTGCTTGGTGTTGGAGCAATAGCCAACGCAGACGGCGAAACTTGGCGGCGTGCCGGTGGGAAGATGCAGAAAGAGGCGCGTAATCAGGGTACCAGTAGTGTGGCGTGGTTTGTGGCCGATGGAGACGAAGTGTCGTTGTCCGCCGTTGCCGAGGGGGCACTCCTGTCGAGCTACGTTTTCGATCACTACAAATCGGAAAGAAACGGGAAGCCGGCAGTGAAGACCCTTACCTTCGTCGGACCGGAACTGCGGAAAACTCCAGCGCTGACGGCGGCGCTCGATGCAGTGAGCAAAACCGTTCCCGGAGTGTTGCTCGCACGCGATCTGATCAACGAACCGGCATCGGTATCCACGCCTTCTTATTTGGCCGACCAGGCAGCAAAGATCGCCCGCCACGGAAAACTCAAGAGCGAGATTTTGAAGCCGCCACAGTTGAAAGCCGCGAAAATGAGCGGCTTGTTGGCGGTGGCCCAGGGGAGCGTCGAGGAACCGCGCTTCATCAAGTTGCTCTATAAACCGAGTGGCAAAGCGAAGAAAAAAGTCGCGTTGGTCGGGAAGGGGCTGACCTTCGATTCCGGGGGGCTTTCGCTGAAGCCGCCGAAATCGATGGAGACGATGAAGCTCGATATGTCCGGCGGTGCGACCGTGCTTGGGGTCATGCAGGTGCTCGCCCAACTGAAGCCGCGAGTCCAGGTGACCGGATATGTGCCGGCGACCGAGAATATGCCGAGCGGGACGGCGCAACGACCGGGCGACATTATTCGTTACCGCAATGGCAAGACGGTGGAAGTGCTCAACACGGATGCGGAAGGGCGCCTGATTCTTGCTGACGCCTTGATCCGGGCGGTGGAGGAAAAGCCCGACGTGATTATCGACTTGGCGACGCTGACCGGCGCGTGCGTCATGGCGTTGGGCGGACAAATTGCTGGGTTATTCTCCAACAACGACGAGCTGGCCGAGGCGCTGCTCCGCTGTAGCCGCGAGACCGGCGAGCCGCTGTGGCGGTTGCCGTTAGTGAAAGAGTACAAAGACGACATCAAGAGTTCGGTTGCCGATATCAAGAATACCGGCAGTGGCAACGCTGGCGCGATCGCCGCAGCGTTATTCCTGCAAGAGTTTGTTAGCGATGTTCCCTGGGCGCATTTCGACATCGCCGGTCCTGCCTTTGCGGAAAAGGACGGACCCTACACGAGCAAGGGTGGCGTCGGTTTCGGCGTGCGCACGCTAGTGCGGTATGTGATGAGTTTGTAG